Proteins co-encoded in one Erinaceus europaeus chromosome X, mEriEur2.1, whole genome shotgun sequence genomic window:
- the GPR101 gene encoding probable G-protein coupled receptor 101, translating to MPISLAHGIIRSCVLVVFLTVSFFGNIVLAFVLQRKPQLLQVTNRFIFNLLITDLLQISLVAPWVVATSVPFFWPLNTHFCTALVSLTHLFAFASVNTIVVVSIDRYLSIIHPLSYPNKMTQRRGYMLLYGTWILAILQSTPPLYGWGQAAFDERNALCSMIWGASPSYAIISVLFFLVIPLSVMIACYSVVFGAARRQHALLYFKSHSLEVQAKKRGTEGKKDEFHGESEIPGLSGGEVRLQESSLGATEGSSVLAKDGSMETIEGGQITESSFVAMGDILEEAEAGGSGSKVESSSVKARKECKEATHCSIDLGEDDINLDREEDHFRDSEDVEAVNIPERLSSSRRNSESDIPLPRCYECKAAKVIFMIIFSYVLSLGPYCFLAVLALWVDTETQVPQWVITIIIWLFFLQCCIHPYIYGYMHKTIKKEIQDLLKRLFCRERTPQEDSHPDLAGTDGGTDGGTEGRVIPSHDSATLP from the coding sequence ATGCCCATCAGCCTGGCGCACGGCATCATCCGCTCCTGCGTGCTGGTGGTCTTCCTCACAGTCTCCTTCTTTGGCAACATAGTGCTGGCCTTCGTGCTGCAGCGCAAGCCCCAGCTGCTGCAGGTCACCAACCGCTTCATCTTTAACCTCCTCATCACTGACCTGCTGCAGATCTCCCTTGTGGCCCCCTGGGTGGTGGCCACCTCTGTCCCCTTCTTCTGGCCCCTCAACACCCACTTCTGCACCGCCCTGGTGAGCCTCACACACCTGTTTGCCTTTGCCAGCGTCAACACCATTGTGGTGGTGTCAATTGATCGATACCTGTCCAtcatccaccccctctcctacccCAACAAGATGACCCAACGCCGGGGCTACATGCTGCTCTATGGCACCTGGATCTTGGCCATCCTGCAGAGCACTCCCCCCCTCTACGGCTGGGGCCAGGCAGCCTTCGATGAGCGCAATGCCCTCTGCTCTATGATCTGGGGGGCTAGCCCCAGCTACGCCATCATCAGCGTCCTATTCTTCCTCGTCATCCCCCTGTCTGTGATGATCGCCTGCTACTCTGTGGTGTTCGGTGCTGCCCGGCGCCAGCACGCCCTGCTGTACTTCAAGAGCCACAGCCTGGAGGTGCAAGCCAAGAAACGGGGCACCGAGGGGAAGAAGGATGAGTTCCACGGAGAAAGCGAGATCCCAGGCCTGAGTGGAGGTGAGGTCCGGCTCCAGGAGAGCAGCCTGGGAGCCACAGAGGGCAGCAGCGTGCTGGCCAAAGATGGAAGCATGGAGACCATTGAGGGTGGCCAGATCACAGAAAGCAGCTTCGTGGCCATGGGCGACATCCTGGAGGAGGCTGAGGCCGGCGGCAGTGGCAGTAAAGTGGAGAGCAGCAGCGTGAAGGCCCGCAAGGAGTGCAAGGAAGCTACCCACTGCAGCATTGACTTGGGCGAAGATGACATCAacttggatagagaggaagaccacTTCCGTGACTCCGAGGACGTTGAGGCAGTGAACATCCCAGAGAGACTCTCATCCAGTCGCCGCAACAGCGAGAGCGATATCCCCCTGCCCCGGTGCTATGAGTGCAAAGCAGCCAAAGTGATCTTCATGATCATTTTCTCCTATGTGCTCTCCCTGGGGCCCTATTGCTTCCTGGCAGTCCTGGCCTTGTGGGTGGATACTGAAACCCAGGTACCCCAGTGGGTGATCACCATTATTATCTGGCTTTTCTTCCTGCAGTGCTGTATCCACCCCTACATCTATGGCTACATGCACAAGACCATCAAGAAGGAAATCCAGGA